One Paenibacillus sp. FSL H7-0737 DNA segment encodes these proteins:
- a CDS encoding S8 family peptidase translates to MDYYKFWHMLLEEISVAPNNGERRILTFNDPRQYAGAFTQWKALKAKQPELRQVQVSPLIRAFFVPAAGAGKLMNRFADLLNVEEDLQIQIHSIANEKSGTATLPWGVKAIHAPQAWSKSTGVHVKIGVIDTGADYRHPDLKHSLASGVNLLHRGMLPLDDNGHGTHIAGTLAAAGGNRGMMGVAPRALLYPVKAFDHSGSAYVSDIVLGIDWCVQNRIDIINMSFGMKTRSKALHNVVIKAYRAGIAIIASSGNDGKRGGDYPARYPETIAVGAIDKRHRVAGFSNRGSYIDVYGPGEGVTSCWLKEGYKEMSGTSMATSHVTGAAALLLSVRPGLSPRELKLLLRRTASPVRLRKGQRRASLGGGAADALRLLKAGVRAKRAVSANV, encoded by the coding sequence ATGGACTATTACAAATTTTGGCACATGCTTCTTGAAGAAATATCGGTTGCCCCCAACAATGGTGAGCGGCGTATTCTTACCTTCAATGATCCCCGCCAGTATGCCGGAGCTTTTACACAATGGAAGGCGCTGAAAGCGAAGCAGCCTGAGCTGCGGCAAGTGCAGGTATCTCCGCTGATTCGGGCCTTTTTTGTGCCTGCTGCCGGAGCTGGAAAACTAATGAACCGATTTGCAGATCTCCTAAATGTCGAAGAGGATCTACAAATACAAATCCATTCTATAGCTAACGAAAAAAGCGGAACCGCTACACTCCCTTGGGGAGTAAAAGCCATTCATGCTCCTCAGGCATGGTCCAAATCAACTGGAGTTCACGTCAAAATCGGCGTAATCGATACAGGAGCTGATTACCGCCATCCCGATCTGAAGCATTCATTAGCCTCTGGGGTCAACCTACTACACCGCGGAATGTTGCCGCTGGATGATAACGGTCACGGAACTCATATCGCCGGGACCTTAGCGGCAGCAGGGGGAAATCGTGGGATGATGGGTGTAGCACCACGGGCACTACTATATCCAGTCAAGGCTTTTGATCATAGTGGATCAGCCTATGTGTCTGATATTGTGCTGGGTATTGATTGGTGCGTGCAGAACAGAATAGATATCATCAATATGAGCTTCGGAATGAAAACTAGAAGCAAAGCGCTTCACAATGTGGTTATTAAAGCGTACCGAGCCGGAATCGCTATCATCGCCTCCTCCGGCAATGACGGCAAACGTGGCGGGGACTATCCCGCACGTTATCCTGAGACGATTGCCGTGGGCGCCATCGATAAAAGACATCGTGTTGCCGGCTTCAGCAACCGCGGTTCTTATATCGATGTCTATGGTCCCGGCGAAGGCGTGACCTCCTGTTGGCTGAAGGAGGGCTACAAAGAGATGAGCGGCACCTCCATGGCGACCTCTCATGTCACGGGAGCCGCTGCACTGCTGCTCTCGGTGCGACCGGGGCTCTCGCCAAGGGAGCTGAAGCTGCTCTTGCGCCGCACCGCGTCCCCGGTGCGGCTGCGCAAGGGGCAGCGACGCGCATCCCTTGGCGGCGGCGCTGCCGATGCCCTACGCCTGCTGAAAGCAGGAGTGAGGGCCAAGCGGGCGGTATCCGCGAACGTATAG
- the rpoE gene encoding DNA-directed RNA polymerase subunit delta, which yields MSTPLNLKLDPEKVKEMPMVDLAFLVLKAANTPYYYRDLMVEVAKLRGMTDQQSQDTIAQLYTEINIDGRFACVGTNLWGLKRWYPLERSDDPVGNTKRVRIINDEDDDLEDDDFAEEEENYAAEEEDFDAIDEDRDDLYSDDDSEEEVDEDVVIDEDDIDEDDSDEDDAEDDSDEDDAEADK from the coding sequence GTGAGTACGCCACTCAATTTAAAGCTAGACCCTGAGAAAGTTAAAGAAATGCCGATGGTGGATTTGGCCTTTCTAGTGCTTAAGGCAGCCAATACACCGTATTATTACCGTGATCTGATGGTCGAGGTAGCCAAGTTGCGCGGCATGACCGATCAACAAAGCCAAGATACTATTGCCCAGTTATATACCGAGATTAACATTGATGGGCGTTTTGCCTGTGTCGGAACCAACCTTTGGGGATTGAAACGCTGGTATCCTCTAGAGCGCTCTGATGATCCGGTTGGTAACACCAAACGCGTGCGTATCATCAACGATGAAGACGATGATTTGGAAGATGACGACTTTGCTGAAGAAGAAGAAAACTACGCTGCTGAAGAAGAGGATTTCGACGCTATCGACGAAGATCGCGACGACCTCTATTCCGACGACGACAGCGAAGAAGAAGTCGACGAAGATGTCGTGATCGATGAAGATGACATAGACGAAGATGACTCAGATGAAGACGATGCAGAAGATGACTCAGATGAAGACGATGCAGAAGCTGACAAGTAA
- a CDS encoding CTP synthase, with amino-acid sequence MTKYIFVTGGVVSSLGKGITAASLGRLLKNRGLKVTIQKFDPYLNVDPGTMSPYQHGEVFVTDDGAETDLDLGHYERFIDINLSKNNNVTTGKIYSSVISKERRGEYLGGTVQVIPHITNEIKERVFRAGRETNSDVVITEIGGTVGDIESLPFLEAIRQIKSDIGRENVMYIHVTLIPYIKAAGEVKTKPTQHSVKELRSIGIQPNVIVCRTEYELSADMKAKIALFCDIDANAVVECRDASTLYEVPLNLRDEGLDEIVVNHLKLTTPAPDMREWESMLERIQKLEKTVEIAIVGKYVALHDAYLSVVESLSHAGFAANAEVKIRWVNAEEITDENVDEMLRGIGGILVPGGFGDRGIEGKISAIRYAREKLIPFFGICLGMQVSVIEYGRSVLGLQGANSSEIDPNTPYPLIDLLPEQKDIEDMGGTMRLGLYPCKIAEGSLAMSCYDDELVYERHRHRYEFNNTYRDEIEKAGLVISGTSPDGRLVEIVELPGHPWFLSVQFHPEFTSRPNRPQPLFRDFVKASLTHSEQQ; translated from the coding sequence GTGACAAAGTATATTTTTGTAACGGGTGGCGTTGTGTCTTCCCTGGGCAAGGGCATTACCGCCGCTTCGCTGGGCAGGCTGCTCAAAAACAGAGGTCTAAAGGTAACGATTCAGAAATTTGATCCGTATCTTAACGTAGACCCTGGAACGATGAGTCCTTATCAGCACGGTGAAGTATTCGTAACCGATGACGGTGCGGAGACTGACCTTGACCTTGGACACTATGAACGGTTTATTGATATTAATCTGTCAAAGAACAACAATGTGACGACAGGTAAGATCTATTCATCCGTAATCAGCAAGGAACGTCGTGGAGAGTATTTGGGCGGAACTGTACAAGTTATCCCACACATTACGAATGAGATCAAAGAACGCGTGTTCCGTGCAGGCCGCGAGACCAACTCTGATGTTGTAATCACAGAGATTGGTGGAACCGTAGGTGATATTGAAAGTCTTCCGTTCCTGGAAGCCATTCGTCAGATCAAGAGTGATATCGGACGGGAAAATGTGATGTATATCCACGTAACCTTGATTCCTTATATCAAGGCTGCTGGAGAAGTGAAGACAAAGCCGACACAACACAGTGTTAAAGAGCTGCGCAGTATCGGTATTCAACCGAATGTCATCGTGTGCCGTACGGAATATGAGCTTTCCGCAGATATGAAAGCGAAGATCGCACTCTTTTGCGATATTGATGCTAATGCTGTTGTGGAATGCCGCGATGCTTCAACGTTGTATGAAGTTCCATTGAATCTTCGTGATGAAGGATTGGACGAGATTGTTGTTAATCATTTGAAGCTTACGACACCTGCACCAGATATGCGTGAATGGGAAAGTATGCTTGAACGGATTCAGAAGCTTGAAAAAACAGTGGAAATTGCGATTGTTGGTAAGTACGTAGCACTGCATGACGCTTATTTGAGCGTTGTTGAATCACTTTCACACGCAGGCTTTGCTGCTAATGCAGAGGTTAAGATTCGCTGGGTGAATGCAGAGGAAATTACGGATGAGAACGTGGATGAAATGCTGCGTGGTATTGGTGGTATTCTTGTTCCTGGTGGTTTCGGTGATCGGGGAATTGAAGGTAAAATCTCTGCGATTCGTTATGCCCGTGAGAAATTGATACCTTTCTTCGGAATTTGCTTAGGTATGCAAGTTTCCGTAATCGAATATGGCCGTTCTGTTCTAGGTCTACAAGGTGCGAATAGCTCCGAAATCGATCCGAACACACCATATCCACTGATCGATCTGCTTCCTGAGCAGAAGGATATTGAAGATATGGGCGGTACTATGCGTCTTGGCTTGTATCCTTGTAAGATTGCTGAGGGTTCCCTGGCAATGTCTTGCTACGATGATGAACTGGTTTATGAGCGTCACCGTCACCGGTATGAGTTCAACAATACGTACCGTGATGAGATTGAAAAAGCAGGTCTGGTTATTTCCGGAACCTCTCCAGATGGCCGTTTAGTTGAGATCGTAGAGCTTCCGGGACATCCTTGGTTCTTGTCGGTTCAATTCCATCCGGAATTCACTTCACGTCCAAACCGTCCACAACCGTTGTTCCGTGATTTCGTCAAAGCTTCTTTGACTCATTCCGAACAGCAGTAA
- a CDS encoding response regulator has protein sequence MEKKKVLIVDDQNGIRILLMEVFNSEGYTTFQAANGKLALDIVRSESPDLVLLDMKIPGMDGLEILKHLKELNPSIKVIMMTAYGELDMIKEATKLGALMHFTKPFDIDEMRVAVNMHLHNKSVDQCS, from the coding sequence ATGGAAAAAAAGAAAGTGTTAATTGTCGATGATCAGAATGGGATTCGGATTCTTCTTATGGAAGTGTTCAATAGCGAAGGATATACGACATTTCAAGCAGCTAACGGAAAATTGGCCTTAGACATTGTTCGCAGTGAGTCTCCTGACTTGGTTTTGCTCGATATGAAAATACCGGGAATGGATGGACTCGAGATTTTGAAGCATCTGAAGGAACTAAATCCATCCATAAAGGTCATAATGATGACCGCTTATGGAGAGCTGGATATGATTAAGGAAGCAACCAAGCTAGGTGCATTGATGCATTTCACAAAGCCGTTTGACATCGATGAAATGCGGGTAGCGGTCAATATGCATCTTCATAATAAGTCTGTAGATCAATGCAGTTAA
- the fba gene encoding class II fructose-1,6-bisphosphate aldolase: MPLVSMTDMLNKALEGKYAVGQYNINNLEWTQAILGAAEQEKSPVILGVSEGAARHMGGFTTVVKMVEGLIIDMNITVPVAIHLDHGSSFDKCKAAIDAGFTSVMIDGSHHPIDENIDMTKKVVEYAHAKGVSVEAEVGTVGGQEDDVIGGIMYAKLDECVRIVKETGIDTLAPALGSVHGPYHGEPNLGFKEMEEIRDATNIPMVLHGGTGIPEHDIKKAISLGTSKINVNTENQIVFAKVVREVLAAKPDAYDPRTFIAPGRDAIKETVIGKIREFGSNNKA; the protein is encoded by the coding sequence ATGCCATTAGTATCTATGACAGACATGTTGAACAAAGCACTTGAAGGAAAATACGCAGTAGGTCAGTACAACATTAACAACTTGGAGTGGACACAAGCTATTCTTGGTGCCGCTGAACAAGAGAAATCACCAGTAATCCTTGGTGTATCCGAAGGCGCAGCACGTCACATGGGCGGCTTCACTACTGTTGTTAAAATGGTAGAAGGTCTAATTATCGATATGAATATCACAGTTCCTGTAGCGATCCACCTTGACCATGGATCTAGCTTTGATAAATGTAAAGCAGCAATTGATGCTGGATTTACATCCGTAATGATCGACGGTTCCCACCACCCAATCGATGAGAACATTGATATGACTAAAAAAGTCGTTGAATATGCTCACGCTAAAGGTGTTTCTGTAGAAGCAGAAGTAGGTACTGTTGGTGGACAAGAAGACGACGTTATCGGCGGCATCATGTATGCTAAGCTTGATGAGTGCGTACGTATTGTTAAAGAAACAGGTATCGACACTTTGGCTCCTGCACTAGGTTCCGTTCATGGACCTTACCATGGCGAGCCTAACCTCGGATTTAAAGAAATGGAAGAAATCCGCGACGCTACTAACATCCCAATGGTTCTTCATGGTGGTACAGGTATTCCTGAACATGACATCAAGAAAGCTATCTCCTTGGGTACTTCCAAAATCAACGTAAACACTGAGAACCAAATCGTGTTCGCAAAAGTTGTTCGTGAAGTTCTAGCTGCTAAACCTGATGCTTACGATCCACGTACATTCATCGCACCAGGTCGCGATGCGATCAAAGAAACCGTTATCGGTAAAATCCGCGAATTTGGATCCAACAACAAAGCCTAA
- a CDS encoding UDP-N-acetylglucosamine 1-carboxyvinyltransferase → MEKLMIGGGRPLEGVVTISGAKNSAIALIPAAILAESEVVLDNLPSLSDVAVYSEILQELGASVSWSGNQMKIDPSRIVSIPMPNGPVKKLRASYYMMGALLGRFKEATIGLPGGCNFEPRPIDQHIKGFEALGATVTNEHGSIHLYAKELRGAKIYLDVSSVGATINIMLAASRAKGSTIIENAAKEPEIIDVATLLNSMGAVIKGAGTETIRIEGVSEMHGCRHSIIPDRIQAGTYMIAAAATRGNVLIDNVIPKHLEALTAKLLEMGVEIEELDESIRVIGRAKYEHADVKALTYPGFPTDLQSPMTSMLTQAEGVSVLSDFVYSNRFKHVPELVRMGAKIRVEGRSAIIEGGKLNAAKVKATDLRAGAALVIAGLTVGDGITEVTGVEYIDRGYDNLVSNLRQLGAHVWRENE, encoded by the coding sequence ATGGAAAAATTAATGATTGGCGGTGGACGTCCGCTAGAGGGCGTTGTAACCATCAGTGGAGCAAAGAATAGTGCTATTGCACTTATTCCTGCGGCGATTTTGGCCGAATCTGAAGTTGTTCTTGATAATTTACCGTCCCTTAGTGATGTAGCCGTTTACTCCGAAATCTTGCAAGAGCTTGGCGCAAGTGTATCTTGGTCAGGCAACCAGATGAAAATTGATCCTTCGCGTATTGTATCTATACCTATGCCTAATGGTCCGGTTAAGAAACTTCGAGCTTCGTATTATATGATGGGAGCTCTACTTGGAAGATTCAAAGAAGCGACAATAGGTCTACCCGGTGGTTGTAACTTCGAACCTCGTCCAATCGATCAGCATATCAAAGGATTCGAGGCACTGGGAGCAACAGTTACCAACGAACATGGTTCTATCCACTTATATGCTAAAGAGCTACGCGGTGCGAAGATTTATTTAGACGTATCAAGCGTAGGTGCCACTATTAACATCATGCTGGCGGCTTCACGTGCCAAAGGCTCCACAATTATTGAAAATGCGGCTAAAGAGCCTGAGATTATAGATGTAGCAACCCTATTGAACTCTATGGGCGCTGTTATTAAAGGCGCCGGTACAGAAACCATCAGAATCGAAGGGGTATCGGAGATGCACGGTTGCCGTCACTCCATCATTCCCGATCGGATTCAAGCAGGAACTTATATGATTGCCGCTGCGGCTACGCGTGGTAATGTGTTGATAGATAACGTTATTCCTAAGCACTTGGAAGCTTTAACGGCCAAGCTTTTAGAGATGGGCGTTGAGATTGAAGAGCTTGACGAAAGTATTCGCGTTATAGGTAGAGCTAAATATGAGCACGCAGATGTCAAAGCGTTGACCTATCCTGGCTTTCCTACAGATTTACAATCTCCTATGACAAGTATGTTGACACAGGCGGAAGGCGTTAGTGTGCTTAGCGATTTCGTCTACAGCAACCGTTTTAAACATGTGCCAGAATTGGTACGGATGGGCGCGAAAATACGCGTTGAAGGCCGTTCTGCAATTATTGAGGGTGGTAAGCTTAACGCTGCAAAGGTGAAAGCGACCGATTTACGGGCAGGCGCTGCTCTTGTCATTGCTGGATTGACAGTAGGGGATGGGATCACCGAGGTGACCGGCGTAGAATATATTGACCGTGGTTATGATAATTTAGTGAGCAACCTTCGACAACTTGGTGCTCATGTTTGGCGTGAGAACGAATAA
- the rho gene encoding transcription termination factor Rho, translating to MDLQISDLEEMKLTELYKLAKKYQIPYYGQLKKRELIFAILRAQAEQSGLMFMEGVLEILPEGYGFLRPINYLPSAEDIYISASQIRKFDLRSGDLVSGKCRTPKENERYFGLLQVNAVNGENPASAAERLHFPALTPLYPQDKLPLETSPTHLSTRIMDLLAPVGLGQRGLIVAPPKAGKTLLLKEIANSISTNNPEIELFVLLIDERPEEVTDMQRSVKGEVVASTFDELPENHIKVAELVLQRALRLVEHKKDVVILLDSITRLARAYNLVVPPSGRTLSGGIDPAAFHRPKRFFGSARNVEEGGSLTILATALIDTGSRMDDIIYEEFKGTGNMELHLDRKLAERRIFPAIDIRRSGTRREEVLLSKEELDTIWAIRKNMNESYDFVEGFIKKLRDTKTNAEFLASFDVAGAKQSPNGTASSGGTSNSGTAARRTTRAKTSSVPTT from the coding sequence ATGGATCTTCAAATTTCCGATTTGGAAGAAATGAAGCTGACCGAGTTGTATAAGCTGGCCAAGAAATACCAGATCCCTTATTACGGACAGCTGAAGAAACGGGAACTGATCTTTGCGATCCTTCGGGCACAGGCAGAGCAAAGCGGTCTTATGTTTATGGAAGGCGTACTGGAAATTCTACCCGAGGGTTATGGATTTCTAAGGCCGATTAACTATTTGCCTAGCGCTGAAGATATTTATATCTCAGCCTCACAAATTCGGAAGTTTGATCTCAGAAGCGGAGATCTTGTATCTGGGAAATGCCGGACGCCGAAAGAAAATGAACGATATTTTGGCCTGCTTCAAGTCAATGCCGTTAATGGTGAGAACCCTGCTAGCGCAGCGGAGCGACTACATTTTCCAGCATTAACACCACTTTATCCGCAAGACAAGCTACCGCTTGAAACATCCCCTACTCATTTGTCTACCCGAATAATGGATTTGCTCGCTCCTGTAGGTTTGGGGCAGCGGGGTTTGATTGTAGCACCTCCTAAAGCAGGAAAAACGCTCCTCTTGAAAGAAATTGCCAATAGTATTTCCACTAATAATCCTGAGATTGAACTCTTTGTATTGCTAATAGATGAGCGTCCCGAAGAAGTAACTGATATGCAGCGTTCAGTAAAAGGCGAAGTGGTTGCATCGACGTTTGATGAGCTTCCAGAGAATCATATTAAAGTGGCCGAACTTGTGTTGCAAAGAGCTCTTCGTTTAGTTGAGCACAAGAAGGATGTAGTTATTCTTTTAGACAGCATTACCCGTCTTGCACGTGCGTATAATCTTGTGGTTCCACCATCTGGACGCACGCTTAGTGGGGGGATTGACCCAGCAGCCTTTCATCGGCCGAAACGGTTTTTTGGCTCTGCACGGAATGTAGAAGAGGGCGGTTCACTGACTATTTTAGCAACTGCTTTAATTGATACCGGATCACGTATGGATGATATTATTTATGAAGAGTTTAAGGGTACTGGTAATATGGAGCTTCATTTGGACCGCAAATTGGCGGAACGCCGTATATTCCCTGCTATTGATATTCGTCGTTCAGGTACACGTCGTGAAGAAGTGCTCTTGAGCAAAGAAGAGCTTGATACGATCTGGGCGATTCGCAAAAATATGAATGAATCCTACGATTTTGTGGAGGGATTCATCAAAAAGCTGCGTGATACAAAGACTAATGCTGAATTCTTAGCATCATTTGACGTTGCGGGAGCTAAACAATCGCCAAATGGAACTGCGAGTAGCGGAGGAACTTCCAACAGTGGTACGGCTGCTCGTCGCACAACACGGGCAAAGACTTCTTCAGTGCCTACAACTTGA
- a CDS encoding radical SAM protein, protein MYLVYADGQGNVYDHPELYGLARSGDMIVEMLEEELIPLPEGATLVGLPSTRAVGMDPETGEMMALPDGSQAVGALLPQGYTRLCLPGYVKTDKSYKLPLFGYSAVVWKDGGFYVAADPTDNPEKWNPLNCDKQDLEVSVGELTAKYPDNRLYEHLSNCALGYECLTSSNTFLGRWEGGVPVSYSCNAGCFGCISEQPDDSGFVSPQTRMNFRPTVNEISQVMLEHLKTPESIISFGQGCEGEPSTQAKLIIEAIREVRSITDMGYININTNAGLSDHIRGIVDAGLDLMRVSTISALDDHYNAYYKPRGYTLANVEKSLKYAASQGVYTSINYLIFPGVTDREEEIEAMVEFVRRTDLKLIQMRNLNIDPESYLELIPPAKGEILGMKTMLEIFRDELPDVVIGSYTHVPPANMARVKQRQLNI, encoded by the coding sequence ATGTATTTGGTATATGCCGACGGGCAAGGAAACGTATATGATCATCCAGAACTGTACGGGTTAGCCCGTAGTGGAGATATGATCGTTGAAATGTTGGAGGAAGAGTTGATACCGCTGCCTGAAGGCGCTACTCTTGTGGGCTTGCCTAGTACGCGGGCTGTGGGTATGGATCCTGAGACAGGTGAAATGATGGCGTTGCCGGATGGCTCACAGGCTGTAGGCGCGCTGCTGCCTCAGGGCTATACTCGCTTGTGTCTTCCTGGGTATGTAAAGACAGATAAGTCTTACAAGCTTCCTCTGTTTGGGTATTCGGCTGTAGTGTGGAAGGATGGCGGGTTCTATGTTGCGGCGGATCCAACCGATAATCCGGAGAAGTGGAACCCACTGAACTGTGATAAACAGGATCTTGAGGTAAGTGTTGGCGAGTTGACTGCCAAATATCCTGATAACCGTCTCTATGAGCATCTTTCTAACTGTGCGCTTGGTTATGAATGCCTGACTTCCTCCAACACCTTCTTAGGGCGTTGGGAGGGCGGTGTACCTGTCTCTTATTCATGTAATGCTGGATGTTTTGGCTGTATTTCTGAGCAACCTGATGATAGTGGTTTTGTGTCTCCGCAGACTCGTATGAATTTCCGACCAACGGTCAATGAAATTTCACAAGTTATGTTGGAGCACTTGAAGACGCCTGAATCGATTATCAGTTTTGGACAAGGCTGTGAAGGTGAACCTTCTACGCAGGCAAAACTTATTATAGAAGCAATCCGTGAAGTGCGCTCGATTACTGACATGGGCTACATTAATATCAACACCAATGCTGGCTTAAGCGATCATATTCGTGGAATCGTCGATGCTGGGCTGGATTTGATGCGTGTCAGCACGATTAGTGCTCTAGATGATCATTACAATGCTTATTACAAACCACGTGGCTACACATTGGCTAATGTAGAGAAGTCTTTGAAATATGCTGCCTCGCAAGGTGTTTACACATCGATCAACTATCTGATTTTCCCTGGAGTAACTGATCGCGAAGAAGAGATTGAGGCGATGGTGGAGTTTGTAAGACGTACGGATCTGAAGCTTATTCAGATGCGTAATCTGAACATTGATCCAGAGAGTTATCTGGAGTTAATTCCTCCTGCTAAGGGTGAAATTCTCGGCATGAAGACGATGCTGGAAATTTTCCGGGACGAATTGCCGGATGTTGTTATTGGTTCTTACACACATGTACCACCAGCAAATATGGCTCGGGTAAAGCAACGGCAACTCAACATTTAA
- the rpmE gene encoding 50S ribosomal protein L31 has translation MQAAIQPKYNLTKVTCACGNSFEAGSVKQELRVEICSSCHPFFTGKQKFLDAGGRVDKFKKKYGI, from the coding sequence ATGCAAGCAGCAATTCAACCAAAGTATAACTTAACTAAGGTAACCTGCGCATGTGGCAACTCTTTCGAAGCTGGCTCTGTTAAACAAGAGCTTCGTGTTGAAATTTGCTCCAGCTGCCATCCTTTCTTCACTGGCAAGCAGAAGTTCCTGGATGCCGGCGGTCGCGTTGATAAATTCAAGAAGAAATACGGTATCTAA
- the dnaX gene encoding DNA polymerase III subunit gamma/tau — MEHIALYRAWRPQSFQDMVGQQHIIQTLQNAIREQRVSHAYLFSGPRGTGKTSAAKVLAKAVNCERGPGPEPCNECPSCLRITAGNVMDVQEIDAASNRGVEEIRDLRDKVKYAPTEVRRKVYIIDEVHMLTTEAFNALLKTLEEPPSHAMFILATTEPHKLPATIISRCQRFDFRRVALEEQTAHLSAICEKEGITADVNALQYIARLSDGGMRDAVSLLDQISSFTDGKVTYEQVLGMTGGIPSEQFARLATAILEGDMGLLLELVEQLMHEGKSADKCLENLMYYFRDLLMIKMVPGADQLTERVLNPAEFKDMATAFSRDRLFQIVDTLNKYLGEMKYATHPQTLFEVALMKLCSLQQEESETASAAPLGALQAGSGVNAPAVHSGELDLLKRQITALEKKLEQALQSGGISGGGRDGASSAKSNPTPSSAPRISATSKMPPNVDKFIAGKDSPDFAAIYKQWSLVLQGVKEEKVTVHAWFVDGEPVSVMDDAVLVAFKNTIHRDTTEKPANRQVIENVFAARLGKPYRLVTIMQRDWNEAAQKSVGQPSKEELRLEHEHDTADAKSEPWIDEAIQLFGEDLVVIKE; from the coding sequence GTGGAACATATCGCGCTGTACCGTGCTTGGCGGCCGCAGTCGTTTCAAGACATGGTTGGACAACAGCACATTATCCAAACGCTGCAGAACGCAATTCGTGAACAGCGGGTTTCGCATGCCTATCTGTTCAGTGGTCCGCGGGGAACTGGTAAGACAAGTGCTGCTAAAGTCTTAGCGAAAGCGGTCAATTGTGAACGTGGGCCAGGTCCGGAGCCTTGCAACGAGTGTCCTTCCTGCTTGCGAATCACTGCGGGTAATGTGATGGATGTGCAGGAAATAGACGCGGCATCCAACCGGGGCGTAGAAGAGATTCGCGACCTCCGGGACAAGGTGAAATATGCACCTACCGAGGTGCGCCGTAAAGTGTATATTATTGATGAAGTGCATATGCTGACAACAGAAGCATTTAATGCGCTATTAAAGACATTGGAAGAACCGCCGTCACATGCAATGTTCATCCTTGCGACTACGGAACCTCATAAATTGCCAGCGACGATCATTTCTCGTTGTCAGCGTTTTGACTTCCGCAGAGTAGCTTTGGAAGAGCAGACAGCACATCTGAGTGCTATCTGTGAGAAGGAAGGGATTACAGCTGATGTTAACGCATTGCAGTATATTGCCCGCCTTTCTGATGGGGGTATGCGCGATGCAGTGAGTTTGCTGGATCAGATTTCATCTTTTACAGATGGCAAAGTTACGTACGAGCAAGTCCTGGGGATGACCGGAGGGATACCCTCTGAGCAATTTGCACGACTTGCCACTGCCATATTGGAAGGTGATATGGGTCTTCTGCTGGAGCTTGTTGAACAGCTTATGCATGAAGGTAAGAGTGCTGATAAATGTCTAGAGAATCTTATGTATTATTTCCGTGATTTATTGATGATTAAGATGGTACCTGGGGCTGATCAACTGACGGAGCGAGTGCTTAATCCCGCCGAGTTTAAAGATATGGCCACCGCATTTTCCCGGGATCGTCTGTTTCAGATCGTAGATACACTTAATAAGTACCTGGGTGAAATGAAATATGCTACTCATCCGCAGACTTTGTTTGAAGTCGCGCTGATGAAGCTTTGTAGCTTGCAGCAAGAGGAAAGTGAGACCGCATCAGCTGCTCCGTTAGGTGCATTGCAGGCTGGATCAGGGGTGAATGCTCCTGCAGTCCACTCTGGTGAACTGGATCTGCTCAAGAGACAGATTACTGCGCTGGAGAAAAAGCTGGAGCAGGCATTGCAGTCCGGTGGTATTTCCGGAGGTGGGCGAGATGGTGCCTCTTCTGCGAAATCGAATCCGACTCCAAGTTCTGCGCCTAGAATCTCTGCAACCTCCAAAATGCCTCCAAATGTTGATAAGTTTATTGCTGGTAAGGATAGTCCTGATTTTGCAGCTATCTATAAACAGTGGAGTCTTGTCTTGCAAGGGGTAAAAGAGGAGAAGGTAACGGTTCATGCGTGGTTTGTAGACGGAGAACCTGTATCTGTAATGGACGACGCTGTGCTTGTTGCGTTTAAGAACACGATTCATCGTGATACAACGGAGAAGCCAGCAAACAGACAGGTCATTGAGAATGTGTTTGCAGCGCGTCTTGGTAAACCTTATAGACTGGTAACTATAATGCAGCGCGATTGGAACGAAGCCGCTCAGAAGTCAGTGGGACAGCCTAGCAAGGAAGAGTTGCGGCTAGAGCATGAACATGATACTGCGGATGCGAAATCTGAACCTTGGATTGATGAGGCTATCCAGCTTTTTGGAGAAGACCTTGTTGTCATAAAAGAGTAA